One part of the Mycolicibacterium aromaticivorans JS19b1 = JCM 16368 genome encodes these proteins:
- the rlmN gene encoding 23S rRNA (adenine(2503)-C(2))-methyltransferase RlmN has protein sequence MKQKLVFEAPRRGLPPRHLADLDADARAAAVAELGLPAFRAKQLAQQYYGRLLADPQQMTDLPAAVRDACADALFPKLLTVAKEIECDAGETRKTLWRAHDGATFESVLMRYPNRNTVCISSQAGCGMACPFCATGQGGLTRNLSTAEILEQVRAAAVISRDEFGERLSNVVFMGMGEPLANYSRVLATVQRITAAPPDGFGISARSVTVSTVGLAPAMRKLADEHLGVTLALSLHTPDDELRETLVPVNNRWQVSEVLDAARYYADQTGRRVSIEYALIRDVNDQPWRADLLGKKLHQALGPLAHVNLIPLNPTPGSEWDASPKPVEREFVRRVKAQGVSCTVRDTRGREIAAACGQLAASG, from the coding sequence ATGAAACAAAAGCTCGTCTTCGAGGCGCCGCGGCGTGGGTTACCGCCGCGGCATCTCGCCGACCTGGACGCCGACGCCCGCGCGGCCGCGGTGGCCGAATTGGGGCTGCCGGCATTTCGGGCCAAGCAACTCGCGCAGCAGTACTACGGGCGGTTGCTCGCCGACCCTCAGCAGATGACCGATCTGCCCGCGGCGGTCCGCGACGCATGCGCCGATGCGCTGTTCCCGAAGCTGCTCACGGTGGCCAAAGAGATCGAGTGCGACGCGGGTGAGACTCGAAAGACGTTGTGGCGCGCCCACGATGGCGCCACGTTCGAGTCGGTGCTGATGCGCTACCCGAACCGCAACACGGTGTGCATCTCGTCGCAGGCCGGCTGCGGCATGGCGTGTCCGTTCTGCGCGACCGGACAGGGCGGCCTGACCCGAAATCTGAGCACCGCCGAGATCCTGGAGCAGGTTCGGGCGGCGGCGGTGATCTCGCGCGACGAGTTCGGCGAACGCCTGTCGAATGTCGTGTTCATGGGGATGGGTGAGCCGCTGGCCAACTATTCGCGGGTACTTGCCACCGTGCAGCGCATCACCGCGGCGCCCCCGGATGGCTTCGGGATCTCCGCGCGGTCGGTCACGGTGTCGACGGTAGGGCTGGCACCGGCGATGCGCAAGCTCGCCGACGAACACCTCGGTGTCACGCTGGCGTTGTCACTGCACACCCCGGACGATGAGCTTCGCGAGACTCTGGTGCCGGTGAACAACCGCTGGCAGGTCAGCGAGGTGCTGGATGCCGCGCGGTACTACGCCGACCAGACCGGCCGGCGGGTGTCGATCGAGTACGCGCTGATCCGCGACGTCAACGACCAGCCGTGGCGGGCTGATCTCCTCGGCAAGAAGCTGCATCAGGCCCTCGGCCCGCTGGCCCACGTGAACCTGATTCCGCTCAACCCCACGCCGGGCAGTGAGTGGGATGCCAGCCCGAAGCCGGTGGAACGCGAATTCGTCCGCCGGGTGAAGGCGCAAGGGGTGTCGTGCACGGTGCGGGACACCCGCGGGCGGGAGATCGCGGCGGCATGCGGTCAGCTCGCCGCCAGCGGATAA
- a CDS encoding phosphatidate cytidylyltransferase translates to MAETDTGGAAAQPSPKSSRAGRDLPAAIAVGVVLGAMAIGSLLFAPKWWMPILAIAMAIATHEVVRRLREHEYVMPVVPLLLGGQAMIWLAWPWGVAGTLGAYGATIVVAMVWRLLGQGLREQPVNYLRDIAASVLLATWVPLFASFTALLIFQDNGGARVFTVIATVVFADIGGYTAGVLFGKHLLAPAISPKKSWEGLGGSLLFGVTAAVLSVTFLLHKPAWVGLPLGLMLVITGVLGDLVESQVKRDLGIKDMGTLLPGHGGIMDRIDAMLPSAVAGWIVLTLLA, encoded by the coding sequence GTGGCGGAAACCGATACCGGCGGCGCGGCCGCGCAGCCATCGCCCAAGAGTTCGCGCGCAGGGCGTGATCTGCCCGCCGCCATCGCGGTCGGCGTCGTGCTCGGCGCGATGGCGATCGGCAGCCTGCTGTTCGCCCCGAAGTGGTGGATGCCGATACTGGCCATCGCGATGGCGATCGCCACCCACGAGGTAGTCCGCCGGCTCCGCGAGCACGAGTATGTGATGCCCGTCGTGCCACTGCTGCTCGGCGGCCAGGCGATGATCTGGCTGGCGTGGCCGTGGGGCGTGGCGGGAACGCTGGGCGCCTACGGCGCCACGATCGTGGTCGCCATGGTGTGGCGCCTGCTCGGTCAGGGCTTGCGCGAGCAGCCGGTCAACTATCTTCGCGACATCGCCGCCTCGGTGCTGCTGGCCACCTGGGTCCCGTTGTTCGCGAGCTTCACCGCACTGCTGATCTTTCAGGACAACGGCGGCGCCCGGGTCTTCACTGTGATCGCCACGGTCGTGTTCGCCGACATCGGCGGCTACACAGCCGGCGTTCTGTTCGGCAAGCATCTGCTGGCCCCGGCGATCAGCCCGAAGAAATCCTGGGAGGGCCTGGGCGGCTCGCTGTTGTTCGGCGTCACCGCGGCCGTGCTTTCGGTCACGTTCCTGCTGCACAAGCCGGCCTGGGTCGGTCTGCCGCTCGGGCTGATGCTGGTGATCACCGGAGTGCTCGGCGACCTGGTGGAGTCCCAGGTCAAGCGTGACCTCGGTATCAAGGACATGGGCACGCTGCTGCCCGGCCACGGCGGGATCATGGACCGCATCGACGCGATGCTGCCGTCTGCGGTCGCCGGCTGGATAGTCCTGACTCTGCTGGCCTGA
- the frr gene encoding ribosome recycling factor: protein MIEEALFDAEEKMEKAVAVARDDLASIRTGRANPGMFSRVVVDYYGSPTPITQLCSVNVPEARMVVIKPYEASQLRAIEDAIRHSDLGVNPTNDGNIIRVSIPQLTEERRRDLVKQAKSKGEDAKVSVRNVRRRAMEELHRIRKDGEAGEDEVGRAEKDLDKATATYVGQIEELVKHKEGELLEV from the coding sequence ATGATCGAAGAGGCTCTCTTCGATGCCGAAGAGAAGATGGAGAAGGCCGTGGCGGTCGCCCGCGACGACTTGGCGTCCATCCGGACCGGACGGGCCAACCCGGGTATGTTCTCGCGCGTCGTCGTCGACTACTACGGGTCGCCGACGCCGATCACGCAGCTGTGCAGCGTCAACGTGCCCGAGGCGCGGATGGTCGTCATCAAGCCCTACGAGGCGTCGCAGCTACGGGCGATCGAAGACGCGATCCGTCACTCCGATCTCGGGGTGAACCCCACCAATGACGGCAACATCATCCGGGTGTCGATCCCGCAGCTGACCGAGGAACGCCGCCGCGATCTGGTGAAGCAGGCCAAGTCCAAGGGTGAGGACGCCAAGGTGTCGGTGCGCAACGTGCGCCGCCGTGCCATGGAGGAACTGCACCGCATCCGCAAGGACGGCGAAGCCGGTGAGGACGAGGTTGGGCGCGCCGAGAAGGATCTGGACAAGGCCACGGCCACCTACGTCGGCCAGATCGAAGAGTTGGTCAAGCACAAGGAAGGCGAATTGCTGGAGGTGTAG
- the pyrH gene encoding UMP kinase, producing MGETATDSQELRPHFNRVVLKLGGEMFGGGSVGLDPDVVAQVARQIAEVVRSGVQVAVVIGGGNFFRGAQLQQRGMERTRSDYMGMLGTVMNSLALQDFLEKEGIVTRVQTAITMGQVAEPYIPLRAVRHLEKGRVVIFGAGMGLPYFSTDTTAAQRALEIRADIVLMAKAVDGVFTADPRQDPNAEMITEISHREVLDRGLQVADATAFSLCMDNGMPILVFNLLTDGNIARAVAGEKIGTLVSG from the coding sequence ATGGGGGAGACGGCGACGGATTCTCAGGAATTGCGCCCACATTTCAACAGGGTGGTACTCAAGCTCGGCGGGGAGATGTTCGGCGGCGGATCGGTCGGGCTCGATCCTGATGTCGTCGCACAGGTGGCCCGCCAGATCGCCGAAGTCGTCCGCAGCGGCGTCCAGGTTGCCGTCGTCATCGGCGGCGGGAACTTCTTCCGCGGTGCGCAGCTGCAGCAGCGGGGGATGGAACGCACCCGCTCCGATTACATGGGCATGCTCGGCACGGTGATGAACAGCCTTGCGCTGCAAGACTTCCTGGAAAAAGAAGGTATAGTCACGCGGGTTCAGACCGCCATCACCATGGGGCAGGTCGCGGAACCCTACATTCCGTTGCGCGCGGTGCGGCACCTGGAGAAGGGACGCGTCGTGATCTTCGGCGCCGGCATGGGGCTGCCGTATTTCTCCACCGACACCACCGCCGCGCAGCGTGCTCTGGAGATCCGCGCCGACATCGTGTTGATGGCCAAGGCGGTCGACGGTGTCTTCACCGCCGACCCACGGCAGGACCCGAATGCCGAGATGATCACCGAAATCAGCCACCGCGAAGTGCTTGACCGCGGGCTTCAGGTAGCCGATGCCACGGCGTTCAGTTTGTGCATGGACAACGGAATGCCGATCCTGGTCTTCAACCTGCTCACCGACGGGAATATCGCCCGGGCGGTCGCAGGTGAGAAGATCGGAACTCTGGTCAGCGGTTGA
- a CDS encoding class I SAM-dependent methyltransferase → MSTDDLFDSAYRQSAPEFAGFRPPWSIDEPQPEIAALIEQGKFHGDVLDAGCGEAAVSIYLAERGFTTVGLDLSPAAIDLARAEAAKRGLDNASFDVADISDFGGYDGRFGTIVDSTLFHSMPVELRDGYQRSIVRAAAPGASYFVLVFDAATMPANGPAHPVTADELRAAVEPYWVIDEIRPARIHANVPEQMAHMVEFAGGELREEAKGRKSMPAWLLSAHLG, encoded by the coding sequence ATGAGTACAGATGATCTCTTTGATTCGGCCTACCGTCAGTCGGCTCCGGAGTTCGCGGGCTTTCGTCCGCCGTGGAGCATCGACGAGCCCCAGCCCGAAATCGCGGCACTGATAGAACAGGGCAAGTTCCACGGCGACGTGCTCGATGCCGGCTGCGGGGAGGCGGCGGTCTCGATCTACCTCGCCGAGCGCGGCTTCACCACCGTCGGCCTGGACCTGTCACCCGCGGCCATCGACCTCGCCCGCGCGGAGGCGGCCAAGCGCGGCCTGGACAACGCGAGTTTCGACGTCGCCGACATCAGCGACTTCGGTGGCTACGACGGCAGATTCGGCACCATCGTCGACTCGACCCTGTTCCACTCGATGCCGGTCGAGTTGCGTGACGGCTATCAGCGCTCGATCGTGCGTGCGGCTGCACCGGGAGCGTCCTATTTCGTCCTGGTCTTCGATGCCGCCACCATGCCCGCCAACGGGCCCGCGCATCCCGTGACCGCTGACGAGTTGCGTGCCGCGGTCGAGCCGTACTGGGTGATCGACGAGATCCGGCCGGCTCGCATCCACGCGAACGTGCCGGAGCAGATGGCGCATATGGTGGAGTTCGCCGGTGGTGAGCTGCGCGAGGAGGCGAAGGGTCGCAAGTCGATGCCGGCCTGGTTGCTGTCGGCGCATCTCGGCTGA
- a CDS encoding MarR family winged helix-turn-helix transcriptional regulator, translating into MGGGHDEPLGYLMHRVASVLRAEVSATALEPAGLSFPQYICMRILSRFPDRSNAELARDTGVSPQAMNMVLRSLEERGLVTRPDTVAAGRSLPAKLTRAGAKLLDSTETGVRAAEQRLMAGLSTEQRREFRSILAALGT; encoded by the coding sequence ATGGGTGGAGGCCACGACGAGCCGCTGGGCTACCTGATGCATCGGGTGGCCTCGGTGCTGCGCGCCGAAGTGAGCGCCACCGCGCTCGAACCGGCAGGCCTCTCGTTCCCGCAATACATCTGCATGCGGATTCTGTCCCGGTTCCCCGACCGCTCCAACGCGGAACTGGCCCGCGACACCGGCGTCTCGCCGCAGGCGATGAACATGGTGCTGCGCAGCCTCGAAGAACGCGGGCTGGTCACCCGCCCCGACACCGTGGCCGCCGGCCGCTCGTTGCCCGCGAAGCTGACAAGGGCCGGTGCAAAGCTGCTGGACAGCACCGAGACGGGTGTGCGCGCCGCCGAACAGCGGTTGATGGCCGGTCTGTCCACCGAGCAGCGGCGAGAATTCCGCTCGATTCTCGCCGCCCTCGGCACGTAG
- a CDS encoding primary-amine oxidase — protein sequence MTMDSTVLSTGTTDDRACYPLDPLSGAEIEMAASIVKESDYATPTLKFVMIQLAEPDKNSQLTFESMADVPRRAFCTMYDGAAKLIYESVVDIGARVVESWTAIPGRFPSYLVEHMTGVEEVVRADPRWQEAMRKRGITDFDLAMIDPWPAGYYGAQDHYENSPLICRPLTFMRAAPSEHGYARPVEGVIVTFDLDSMTVLDVEDHGVVPLPPKAGNYSAQFMFDADNRPAFTEFRDDVKTIEITQPDGPSFTVDGWKVEWQKWSLRVGFNPREGLTLHEITYNDRGTVRPIMYRAALSEMVVPYGDTSPTHWNKNVFDMGEVGMGFSANPLTLGCDCLGEIFYFDGMVHDSDGNAVTIPNAICMHEEDYGISWKHTDFRTGEVEVRRSRRLVISMICTVGNYEYGFFWYLYNDASIEMEVKLSGVLTTGSIPDGEKPRWGKLVAPGIYGPNHQHFFSFRLDMAIDGPDNSVYEVDSIAEPDPALNPHHNAWITRDTLVASEAEGARDWNWQTGRYWKVTNPSKINELGAEVGYKLVPRDPVPVMVQEGSYIYDRARFVQHNLWVTKYDKAEKFAAGDYMYQCAEAQGLPEYIADDAPLDNTDVVLWYTVGAHHIVRPEDWPVMPCAYTGFHLKPIGFFDGNPALDLPPSPPKACHAHHGDIAGGWQTTEHAEIRAD from the coding sequence ATGACCATGGACAGCACCGTGCTGAGCACGGGAACGACCGATGACCGAGCCTGTTATCCGCTCGACCCGCTCAGCGGCGCCGAGATCGAGATGGCGGCTTCGATTGTCAAAGAGTCCGACTATGCAACTCCGACACTGAAATTCGTGATGATTCAGCTCGCCGAGCCGGACAAGAACTCACAGTTGACGTTTGAGTCGATGGCCGATGTTCCGCGGCGGGCGTTCTGCACGATGTACGACGGGGCTGCAAAGCTGATCTACGAGTCGGTCGTCGACATCGGCGCCCGGGTGGTGGAGTCCTGGACGGCGATTCCAGGCCGCTTCCCGTCGTATCTCGTCGAGCACATGACCGGCGTCGAGGAGGTGGTCCGAGCAGACCCGCGCTGGCAGGAGGCGATGCGTAAGCGCGGCATCACCGATTTCGATCTGGCGATGATCGATCCGTGGCCGGCCGGCTATTACGGAGCGCAGGACCATTACGAGAACTCGCCGCTGATCTGTCGTCCGCTGACGTTCATGCGGGCGGCGCCGTCGGAGCACGGGTACGCCCGCCCGGTGGAGGGCGTGATCGTGACCTTCGACCTCGACTCCATGACGGTGCTCGACGTCGAAGACCACGGCGTGGTGCCGTTGCCGCCCAAGGCCGGCAACTACTCGGCGCAGTTCATGTTCGACGCCGACAACCGACCGGCCTTCACCGAGTTCCGGGACGACGTCAAGACCATCGAGATCACCCAGCCGGACGGACCGAGCTTCACCGTCGACGGGTGGAAGGTCGAGTGGCAGAAGTGGTCTCTACGAGTGGGATTCAACCCGCGTGAGGGCCTGACGTTGCACGAGATCACCTACAACGACCGGGGTACCGTCCGGCCGATCATGTACCGGGCCGCGCTCTCGGAGATGGTGGTGCCGTACGGGGACACGTCGCCGACACACTGGAACAAGAACGTGTTCGACATGGGCGAGGTCGGCATGGGCTTCTCGGCGAATCCGCTGACTCTGGGTTGCGACTGTCTGGGCGAGATCTTCTACTTCGACGGTATGGTGCACGATTCCGACGGCAACGCGGTCACCATCCCGAACGCGATCTGCATGCACGAAGAAGACTATGGAATCTCCTGGAAGCACACGGACTTCCGCACGGGCGAGGTCGAGGTGCGCCGGTCGCGCCGGCTGGTGATCTCGATGATCTGCACGGTCGGCAACTACGAGTACGGGTTCTTCTGGTATCTGTACAACGACGCATCGATCGAGATGGAGGTCAAACTCTCCGGGGTGCTCACGACGGGGTCGATTCCCGACGGGGAGAAGCCGCGGTGGGGCAAGCTCGTCGCGCCTGGTATCTACGGCCCGAATCACCAGCACTTCTTCAGTTTCCGGCTCGACATGGCCATTGACGGTCCGGATAACAGTGTCTACGAGGTGGATTCGATCGCCGAGCCCGACCCGGCGCTCAACCCGCACCACAACGCCTGGATCACCAGGGACACCCTGGTGGCGTCGGAGGCCGAGGGAGCGCGGGACTGGAACTGGCAGACCGGGCGGTACTGGAAGGTCACCAACCCGTCGAAGATCAACGAACTCGGCGCCGAGGTGGGTTACAAGCTGGTGCCACGGGATCCGGTGCCGGTGATGGTGCAGGAGGGCTCCTACATCTATGACCGGGCCCGCTTTGTCCAGCACAACTTGTGGGTGACGAAGTACGACAAGGCAGAGAAGTTCGCCGCCGGGGACTACATGTATCAGTGCGCCGAGGCGCAGGGGCTGCCCGAGTACATAGCCGACGATGCACCGCTGGACAACACCGACGTGGTGCTCTGGTACACGGTGGGGGCCCACCACATCGTTCGACCCGAGGACTGGCCGGTGATGCCGTGCGCCTACACCGGATTCCACCTCAAGCCGATCGGCTTCTTCGACGGCAACCCCGCGCTCGACCTGCCGCCGTCACCGCCGAAGGCCTGCCATGCCCACCACGGTGATATCGCAGGCGGGTGGCAGACCACCGAACACGCCGAGATCCGCGCCGACTGA
- a CDS encoding APC family permease, with protein MTQQIDAPTSGGRDKLLTTELVPEQVLPKVMTTFGLTATYVFIICWITGSSIMAAGGWTAIPMWILGILTFLIPAGMAVAELGNLWPGEGGVYIWATRTMGETWGFIGGYLSWIPVVLNSASSPAIILQFLLLAFHAELGLTLTIIIQVALLWAVIGLALAKLAANQRIMNTVFVVYWALTAVIFIAGVVYAFRNGSAQPFTAHAALVPDFAGAGFLYGTVLLYLVGVETPYNMGAEFLSVRKSGPKMVVYGSIALILIYLLTTLGTVMVLPADQVDPVTGVIGMLGTAAPKGVMEVAAVVLACIVFVALMSYQVTYSRLIFVSGLERHLPRIFTHLNPRTRNPVTAVLIQGVLSSLLIVGLYSQSSMANVTVFLQGGLSIAWLISGFFFLFPVILARKKYADRYAAEKFWRIPGGTVGVWITVAIGTLGTLGGIYYSFAKSWIKDVPDSTWMMWTGSIAVGMFALGVIVYIFGRRSAHKMTSEDALAHLAVLDLKKSETPSPEAV; from the coding sequence ATGACGCAACAAATAGACGCGCCCACCTCAGGTGGGCGTGACAAGCTGCTGACCACAGAGCTCGTTCCCGAGCAGGTACTGCCGAAGGTGATGACCACCTTCGGCCTGACCGCCACCTACGTCTTCATCATCTGCTGGATCACCGGCTCTTCGATCATGGCGGCCGGCGGGTGGACCGCGATCCCGATGTGGATTCTCGGCATCCTCACCTTCCTGATCCCCGCGGGCATGGCGGTCGCCGAACTCGGCAACCTGTGGCCCGGTGAAGGTGGTGTCTACATCTGGGCGACCCGAACCATGGGCGAGACATGGGGATTCATCGGCGGCTACCTGTCATGGATCCCGGTGGTCCTCAACTCCGCGTCCTCACCGGCGATCATCCTGCAGTTCCTGCTGCTGGCCTTCCACGCCGAATTGGGCCTGACGCTCACCATCATCATCCAGGTGGCACTGCTGTGGGCCGTCATCGGCCTGGCCCTGGCCAAACTCGCTGCCAACCAACGCATCATGAACACCGTCTTCGTCGTCTACTGGGCACTGACCGCCGTCATCTTCATCGCCGGCGTCGTCTACGCATTCCGGAACGGGTCCGCGCAGCCGTTCACCGCGCACGCCGCCCTGGTGCCCGATTTCGCCGGTGCGGGTTTCCTCTACGGCACCGTGCTGCTCTACCTGGTCGGTGTCGAGACGCCCTACAACATGGGCGCGGAGTTCCTCTCGGTACGCAAGAGCGGCCCCAAGATGGTGGTCTACGGATCGATCGCGTTGATCCTGATCTACCTGCTCACCACGCTCGGCACCGTGATGGTGCTGCCTGCCGACCAGGTCGACCCGGTCACCGGCGTCATCGGCATGCTGGGCACCGCCGCACCCAAGGGCGTGATGGAAGTCGCGGCTGTCGTACTGGCCTGCATCGTGTTCGTCGCGCTGATGAGCTATCAGGTGACCTATTCACGGCTGATCTTCGTCTCCGGTCTGGAGCGTCACCTGCCGCGAATCTTCACCCACCTCAACCCGCGCACCCGTAACCCGGTCACCGCCGTGCTGATCCAGGGCGTGTTGTCGTCGCTGCTGATCGTCGGGTTGTACTCGCAGAGCAGCATGGCCAATGTCACTGTGTTCCTGCAGGGCGGCCTGTCCATCGCCTGGCTGATCTCCGGGTTCTTCTTCCTGTTCCCGGTCATCCTGGCGCGCAAGAAGTACGCCGATCGCTATGCCGCCGAGAAGTTCTGGCGGATTCCCGGCGGCACGGTGGGCGTCTGGATCACCGTGGCCATCGGCACGCTGGGCACGCTGGGTGGCATCTACTACTCGTTCGCCAAGTCGTGGATCAAGGACGTCCCCGACAGCACCTGGATGATGTGGACCGGCAGCATCGCGGTCGGCATGTTCGCCCTCGGCGTCATCGTCTACATCTTCGGCCGGCGCTCGGCACACAAGATGACCTCCGAAGACGCACTGGCCCATCTGGCCGTGCTCGATCTCAAGAAGTCCGAAACACCTAGCCCTGAGGCGGTTTGA
- a CDS encoding ABC transporter ATP-binding protein, whose translation MTAVEDAVPDVTSAPEPSPVIEISDVWKLHKLGDEVVKALISAELTVMPGEFVCLMGPSGSGKSTLLNIIGGLDRPTKGSVLIAGRDTARLTESQFAALRHDTIGFIFQSYNLIPFLSAVENVELPLMFEPYDRKALRQRALELLDLVGLSHRVHHQPTKMSGGEQQRTAIARSLISNPTLVLADEPTANLDHRTGETVVRMLRDLCSTLGVTVVASTHDPTVADEASRVVRMRDGQIIN comes from the coding sequence ATGACCGCAGTCGAAGACGCCGTCCCCGACGTCACATCAGCTCCCGAGCCGTCGCCGGTGATCGAGATCAGCGACGTGTGGAAGCTGCACAAACTGGGCGACGAAGTCGTCAAAGCCCTGATCTCCGCTGAATTGACGGTTATGCCAGGCGAATTCGTCTGCCTGATGGGCCCGAGCGGGAGCGGCAAGTCGACGCTGTTGAACATCATCGGCGGCCTGGACCGGCCCACCAAAGGTTCGGTGCTGATCGCCGGCCGGGACACCGCCAGGCTGACCGAAAGCCAGTTCGCCGCGCTACGTCACGACACCATCGGGTTCATCTTCCAGAGCTACAACCTGATCCCGTTCCTGTCCGCGGTCGAGAACGTAGAGCTGCCACTGATGTTCGAGCCATACGACCGCAAGGCGTTGCGGCAGCGCGCACTCGAGCTGCTCGACCTGGTCGGGCTGAGCCACCGGGTGCACCACCAGCCGACCAAGATGTCAGGCGGTGAGCAGCAGCGCACCGCGATCGCGCGGTCGCTGATCAGCAACCCGACGCTGGTGCTTGCCGACGAGCCGACGGCAAATCTGGACCACCGTACCGGAGAGACGGTGGTGCGCATGCTGCGCGACCTGTGCTCAACGCTGGGCGTGACAGTCGTTGCCAGCACCCACGATCCCACGGTGGCCGATGAAGCGAGCCGTGTCGTCCGGATGAGAGACGGACAAATCATCAATTGA
- a CDS encoding ABC transporter permease, producing MFGLSYGWLAARRRVREMVLPIVTTATGAFLVVIVFGMSAGIQEQSASLGHAGEIGRAVILIAITVLLVGVVEVAVATTRTIAHRTRELGVLGATGVPRRPVIAALLVEPAVAATLGAIVGVVLAIIAAVALGMLGLVPTEVSAAGLGFGAAIAVAVSIAAALATSVIPTWNAASRPPVHSLSSGG from the coding sequence ATGTTTGGACTGTCCTACGGCTGGCTGGCGGCACGACGCCGGGTCCGCGAGATGGTGCTGCCGATCGTCACCACCGCCACGGGCGCCTTCCTCGTCGTCATCGTCTTCGGAATGTCGGCCGGCATCCAGGAACAGTCGGCGTCGCTGGGTCATGCAGGCGAAATCGGCCGAGCCGTCATCCTGATCGCGATCACGGTTCTGCTGGTGGGTGTCGTGGAAGTGGCTGTGGCGACCACCCGCACGATCGCGCACCGCACCCGCGAGCTCGGGGTGCTCGGCGCCACCGGAGTGCCGCGCCGTCCTGTCATCGCCGCACTGCTCGTCGAACCGGCAGTCGCGGCCACGCTCGGAGCGATCGTCGGTGTGGTGCTTGCGATCATCGCCGCTGTCGCACTCGGCATGCTCGGTTTGGTGCCCACCGAGGTGTCGGCGGCCGGTCTCGGATTCGGCGCGGCGATCGCGGTCGCGGTCAGCATTGCCGCCGCCCTGGCGACCAGCGTCATCCCCACCTGGAACGCGGCGTCGCGTCCCCCTGTTCATTCCCTGTCGTCCGGAGGTTAG
- a CDS encoding ABC transporter permease: METSASTTISRPSVIATTSGNKTFVRLLRFAWANIRRRPERFVLSVLGIALAITCVTVVRTISSSFAITGADSVTDVLGGAQLWAVPAAGVHYDSSVQALVADGPVPVIDAPGGWRAIKTLSGTTDIDGTVVSLRGDDEIPDGQALLGSGVARRLGLHDGDPISVGSQSLAAVVRGGGESVTVSTPLARTVVGDNGWWTVYAPTGQEKSRSLGSTFGDAVGLRSTSDPSVKPDPGGPGLIYDTVGGTGPLTFDQKFSALFSGKVTSSTLGIISIIGLVLGFIIAVSSFLAAVQERRREFGIMSSIGLADEVLYFFLVESAVVFVAAYVVGVLTAGVAVWLVIPGIATPIAWLQAAGMVAGFLPAMAIVGALIPVHRLLQNRPVDLLGAR, translated from the coding sequence GTGGAAACCTCTGCCTCCACAACGATTTCGCGGCCATCGGTGATCGCCACAACATCCGGAAACAAGACGTTCGTGCGTCTGCTCCGGTTTGCTTGGGCGAACATCCGCCGGCGGCCCGAACGGTTTGTGCTGTCGGTTCTCGGTATCGCACTGGCGATCACCTGCGTGACGGTGGTGCGCACGATTTCATCGAGCTTCGCCATCACCGGCGCCGATTCGGTGACCGATGTGCTCGGCGGTGCTCAACTGTGGGCGGTGCCGGCCGCGGGCGTCCACTACGACAGCTCGGTGCAGGCGTTGGTCGCCGATGGTCCGGTCCCGGTGATCGACGCCCCTGGGGGGTGGCGGGCGATCAAGACGCTTTCCGGAACCACCGACATCGACGGGACGGTGGTTTCGCTGCGCGGCGACGACGAAATCCCGGACGGGCAAGCACTTTTGGGATCCGGTGTCGCGCGACGACTGGGTCTGCACGATGGTGACCCGATCAGCGTCGGCTCGCAGAGCCTCGCTGCGGTGGTGCGCGGCGGGGGAGAATCGGTCACGGTGTCGACGCCGCTGGCACGCACCGTGGTGGGCGACAACGGGTGGTGGACCGTGTACGCGCCGACCGGTCAGGAGAAGAGTCGCAGCCTCGGCAGCACCTTCGGTGACGCGGTAGGTCTGCGGTCCACCTCCGATCCGTCCGTGAAGCCCGACCCCGGCGGCCCGGGTCTGATCTACGACACGGTGGGCGGAACCGGCCCGCTGACATTCGATCAGAAGTTCTCGGCGCTGTTCTCCGGCAAGGTCACCAGCTCGACACTGGGCATCATCTCGATCATCGGGCTTGTACTGGGCTTCATCATCGCGGTGTCGTCCTTCCTAGCGGCCGTGCAGGAACGCCGCCGTGAATTCGGCATCATGTCCAGCATCGGCCTGGCCGACGAGGTGCTCTATTTCTTCCTCGTGGAATCCGCCGTCGTGTTCGTGGCGGCCTACGTGGTGGGTGTGCTGACCGCGGGAGTCGCTGTGTGGCTGGTGATTCCGGGCATCGCCACCCCGATCGCCTGGCTGCAGGCGGCCGGCATGGTGGCGGGATTCCTGCCCGCGATGGCGATCGTCGGCGCGCTGATACCCGTACATCGCCTACTGCAGAACCGTCCGGTCGACCTGCTCGGAGCGCGCTGA